Proteins encoded in a region of the Quercus lobata isolate SW786 chromosome 8, ValleyOak3.0 Primary Assembly, whole genome shotgun sequence genome:
- the LOC115956770 gene encoding circumsporozoite protein, which yields MCYVGKATKIFIFIVTVLVVLGLVLGLGLLRHGLQKTHKCFGDSCQSSSSFSSPPAPVVFPNPGFGPPTPNPNPSPDPSSNQPSPPNPNPNPSLSPPPPNSNPILSPPPTNPNPSTPPTNPNPSTPPPPTMAVPPPMNQPSPVPITPGPAHA from the coding sequence atgtgTTATGTGGGTAAAGCTACAAAGATCTTCATCTTCATAGTGACAGTGCTGGTGGTTCTTGGACTGGTATTAGGACTTGGGCTTCTCCGCCATGGCCTTCAGAAGACCCACAAATGCTTCGGTGACTCCTgccaatcttcttcttccttttcttctcctcCGGCTCCGGTGGTCTTCCCTAACCCTGGTTTCGGCCCACCTactccaaatccaaatccaagcCCTGACCCCAGCTCCAACCAGCCCAGCCCACCTAACCCCAACCCCAACCCTAGTCTAAGCCCACCTCCACCTAACTCCAACCCAATCCTAAGCCCACCTCCAACTAACCCAAATCCAAGTACACCTCCAACTAACCCAAATCCAAGTACACCTCCGCCGCCAACTATGGCGGTTCCGCCGCCAATGAATCAGCCTAGTCCGGTGCCGATCACACCTGGCCCTGCGCATGCCTAG